A genomic segment from Halomonas sp. TA22 encodes:
- a CDS encoding beta-ketoacyl synthase, producing the protein MGGVNAAGRTSGHQAYRRTVLDALPQDEQERTLLALAAMMRLANQSLDGEWTDASGHALDPQEIAARYRQQVLDHTLIRRIEDPAFNEEGIAANRQAQLALDTPLTFRIRRRQLPDSLPETWQVREIDRHLLEVSVPAGALEVMLPERRPAQVRAAGQLPSGFEPSRFYRSVHHPRGLAMTIFGASDCLGQSGLEWEALSARLDPDAIAVYAGNSIGQLDDQGWGGLLKSFVSGNRATSKQMPLGYGQMPADFLNAYVLGSVGATGAVQGACASFLYNLRLGVEDIVSGRRRVVMVGTADAPITPEVIEGFRAMGALADDDSLKALDALSLLTDADYQRACRPFARNCGFTIAEASQFVLLMDDALALEVGAQILGSVPAVFANADGWKRSISAPGIGNYITLGKAVSLAGDILGMRAVRERSFLHAHGTSTPKNRVTESHVFDRVANAYAIDDWPVVAIKAFIGHSQGSAAGDQLASALGSFEHGLLPGIPTLNAVASDVHADRLRFSRTPQAFDADAAFINAKGFGGNNATGLVLSPDATERLLIKRHGQTAIDAWKERRNATLAISKAHEARADHGHFRALYRFGEGVLEGEELDISAERIVIPGYAQPVSLAPHNPFGRLDE; encoded by the coding sequence ATGGGCGGAGTCAACGCTGCCGGCAGAACCTCAGGCCATCAGGCCTACCGTCGCACGGTCCTCGATGCCTTGCCCCAAGACGAACAGGAGCGCACCCTATTGGCCCTGGCGGCAATGATGCGCCTGGCCAACCAGAGCCTGGATGGTGAGTGGACGGATGCCAGCGGCCACGCACTCGATCCTCAGGAGATCGCCGCTCGTTATCGTCAGCAGGTGCTCGATCATACCCTTATTCGCCGCATCGAGGACCCCGCCTTCAACGAGGAGGGGATCGCTGCCAACCGTCAGGCGCAGCTGGCACTCGACACCCCGCTGACGTTTCGCATACGCCGACGCCAGCTGCCCGACTCGCTGCCGGAGACTTGGCAGGTACGTGAAATCGACCGTCATCTGCTCGAAGTGAGTGTGCCCGCCGGGGCGCTTGAGGTGATGCTCCCGGAGCGCCGTCCCGCTCAGGTGCGCGCCGCTGGTCAATTACCCAGCGGCTTCGAGCCGAGCCGATTCTACCGAAGCGTGCACCACCCGCGCGGACTGGCGATGACGATCTTCGGCGCTTCCGACTGCCTTGGCCAGAGCGGGCTCGAGTGGGAGGCACTCTCCGCCAGGCTCGACCCCGACGCCATTGCCGTCTATGCCGGCAACTCGATCGGTCAGCTCGACGATCAGGGCTGGGGTGGGCTACTCAAGAGCTTCGTCTCGGGCAACCGCGCCACTTCCAAGCAGATGCCGCTGGGTTACGGCCAGATGCCGGCCGATTTTCTCAACGCCTATGTCCTAGGCAGCGTCGGCGCCACCGGGGCGGTGCAGGGGGCCTGCGCCAGCTTTCTCTACAACCTGCGTCTGGGTGTCGAGGATATCGTCAGCGGCCGACGCCGGGTAGTGATGGTGGGAACGGCGGACGCTCCCATCACACCCGAGGTCATCGAGGGCTTTCGCGCCATGGGCGCGCTCGCCGACGACGACAGTCTCAAGGCACTGGATGCCCTGTCGCTGCTGACCGATGCCGATTACCAGCGCGCCTGCCGCCCCTTTGCGCGCAACTGCGGCTTCACGATTGCCGAGGCGAGCCAGTTCGTGCTGCTGATGGACGACGCCCTGGCGCTCGAGGTCGGGGCGCAGATACTCGGCAGCGTACCGGCGGTCTTCGCCAACGCCGATGGCTGGAAGCGCTCCATCTCCGCCCCCGGCATCGGCAACTACATCACCCTGGGCAAGGCCGTCTCGCTGGCCGGCGACATTCTCGGCATGCGCGCCGTGAGGGAGCGCAGCTTCCTGCACGCCCATGGCACCAGTACCCCGAAGAATCGCGTGACCGAGTCCCACGTCTTCGACCGCGTGGCCAACGCCTACGCCATTGACGACTGGCCGGTGGTGGCGATAAAGGCATTCATCGGCCACTCTCAGGGCAGTGCCGCCGGCGACCAGCTCGCCAGCGCCCTGGGCAGTTTCGAACACGGCCTGCTGCCTGGCATTCCCACCCTGAACGCCGTGGCAAGCGACGTACATGCCGATCGCTTGCGCTTCTCGCGCACGCCCCAGGCCTTCGATGCCGATGCCGCCTTCATCAATGCCAAGGGATTCGGCGGCAACAATGCCACTGGCCTTGTGCTCTCGCCCGATGCCACCGAACGCTTGCTGATCAAGCGCCATGGCCAGACAGCCATCGATGCCTGGAAGGAGCGCCGCAATGCCACGCTCGCCATCAGCAAAGCGCATGAAGCCCGAGCCGACCATGGTCACTTCCGGGCGCTCTACCGTTTCGGCGAAGGTGTGCTCGAGGGAGAAGAGCTTGATATCAGTGCCGAGCGTATCGTGATTCCGGGCTATGCCCAGCCGGTCTCGCTGGCGCCGCACAACCCGTTTGGCCGTCTCGATGAGTGA
- a CDS encoding tRNA (guanosine(46)-N(7))-methyltransferase TrmB, with protein MHVDSRFISTNQSGPHDDLTRRVERAFATPWRKPVAEHTRQAFDAAHAWLSQHGAPLVLDAGCGVGLSTRALAQRHAGHAVIGVDRSADRLSRNHGPLPDNALLVRADLVDFWRLALAAGWQPEHHYLLYPNPYPKSAHLKMRWHGHPVLPHLLGLGGRLELRSNWRLYVEEFALAVALAKGVQATVDQYVPGDEFLTPFERKYHVSGQALWRLQIELPHAKIFY; from the coding sequence ATGCATGTCGATTCACGCTTCATCTCCACCAATCAGAGTGGCCCCCACGACGATCTGACGCGCCGTGTCGAACGGGCCTTCGCCACGCCCTGGCGCAAGCCGGTCGCCGAGCATACCCGGCAAGCCTTCGATGCGGCACACGCGTGGCTTTCGCAGCATGGCGCACCGCTGGTGCTGGACGCTGGCTGCGGTGTGGGACTCTCGACCCGGGCGCTGGCGCAACGCCATGCCGGCCATGCGGTGATCGGCGTCGATCGCAGTGCCGACCGCCTGTCACGCAACCATGGGCCGTTGCCCGACAATGCCCTGCTGGTACGCGCCGACCTGGTGGATTTCTGGCGCCTGGCACTGGCCGCGGGATGGCAACCCGAGCACCACTATCTGCTCTATCCCAACCCCTATCCCAAGTCCGCCCATCTCAAGATGCGCTGGCATGGGCACCCGGTGTTGCCGCATCTGCTGGGGCTGGGCGGTCGCCTGGAGCTGCGCTCCAATTGGCGCCTCTATGTCGAAGAATTCGCCCTGGCCGTGGCGCTGGCCAAGGGAGTGCAGGCGACGGTCGACCAGTACGTGCCGGGAGACGAGTTCCTGACGCCCTTCGAGCGCAAGTATCACGTGAGCGGCCAGGCGCTATGGCGCCTGCAGATCGAATTACCTCACGCTAAGATTTTTTATTGA
- the dacB gene encoding D-alanyl-D-alanine carboxypeptidase/D-alanyl-D-alanine-endopeptidase, with protein MSRLLIALLCLLPLSAHVQSQAAGFPQLSRLTDNGFLISAEARLLGDATGPGEVLGRIEPDRQLSPASVTKIYLSAAALERWGPQHRFTTRLVTTGNVDGEGILQGDLILEGGGDPGLVSEDLWRLAQQLRQRGIRGINGQLVVSQWRFGPMACITTDRCETRERSTNTYSALLSSAGVNHGHWCMSVMPAAQAGAPARVASCDTVEPLTRVTNQVTTVASGATELSAERTTDALGDTMVLRGQIVLGASPRELYRASSDPALQTAQVLGALLSQAGIEVADGHVTTTERPSTSARELASLAGRPLQELLLATMNYSNNYMADVLSLNMVAEPQGSLLQAGEALERYVAGLPGHGPVALQSGSGLTTGNRTSATGVNALLEHVYHRAALFPSLSASMQAPINGPMRFTRRGSERFQNGVMIKTGTLNQPISVRAIGGYFRTDSGQWGVFSALVNGTSQTPYLTWGEVLDPLAADLDEMIRGH; from the coding sequence ATGTCACGACTGCTCATCGCGCTGCTATGCCTATTACCACTGTCTGCTCATGTGCAGTCTCAGGCCGCTGGTTTTCCGCAACTCTCGCGTCTCACCGATAACGGCTTTCTGATCAGCGCCGAGGCACGCCTGCTCGGAGATGCGACAGGTCCGGGGGAGGTGCTCGGCCGCATCGAGCCGGATCGCCAGCTCTCACCAGCCTCGGTGACCAAGATCTACCTGTCGGCGGCGGCGCTGGAGCGTTGGGGGCCCCAGCACCGCTTCACCACCCGGCTGGTCACGACGGGCAACGTGGATGGTGAAGGCATCCTGCAGGGCGACCTGATACTCGAGGGCGGCGGCGATCCGGGGCTGGTCTCGGAGGACCTGTGGCGGCTGGCACAGCAGCTGCGCCAGCGCGGCATTCGCGGCATCAATGGGCAGCTGGTGGTCAGCCAGTGGCGTTTCGGGCCGATGGCCTGCATTACCACCGATCGCTGCGAGACCCGTGAGCGCTCGACCAATACCTACAGCGCGCTGCTCTCCTCGGCGGGGGTCAACCATGGCCACTGGTGCATGAGCGTGATGCCCGCGGCCCAGGCTGGCGCGCCGGCGCGTGTTGCCAGCTGCGACACCGTCGAGCCGCTCACGCGGGTCACCAATCAGGTCACCACCGTGGCCTCCGGTGCCACCGAGCTGAGCGCCGAGCGGACCACCGATGCGCTCGGCGATACCATGGTGCTGCGTGGCCAGATCGTCCTGGGTGCCTCGCCGCGCGAACTCTATCGGGCCAGCTCCGACCCGGCCTTGCAGACCGCGCAGGTCTTGGGCGCGCTGCTGTCGCAAGCGGGTATCGAGGTGGCCGATGGCCATGTCACCACCACCGAGCGCCCCTCCACCTCCGCTCGCGAACTCGCAAGCCTGGCGGGGCGGCCGTTGCAGGAGCTGCTGCTTGCGACCATGAACTACTCCAACAACTACATGGCCGATGTGCTGAGCCTGAACATGGTGGCCGAACCGCAAGGTTCGCTGCTCCAGGCCGGCGAAGCGCTCGAGCGCTATGTCGCTGGACTGCCGGGACACGGCCCGGTGGCGTTGCAAAGCGGCAGCGGCCTTACCACTGGCAATCGCACCTCGGCGACCGGGGTCAATGCCTTGCTCGAGCATGTCTATCACCGCGCTGCCCTGTTCCCGAGTCTGTCGGCCAGCATGCAGGCCCCGATCAACGGGCCGATGCGTTTCACTCGCAGGGGCAGCGAGCGCTTCCAGAACGGTGTGATGATCAAGACCGGTACGCTCAACCAACCCATTTCGGTACGCGCGATCGGTGGCTACTTCCGCACCGATAGCGGCCAGTGGGGGGTATTCAGCGCGCTGGTCAACGGTACGTCGCAGACCCCTTACCTGACCTGGGGGGAAGTGCTCGATCCGCTGGCGGCGGATCTCGACGAGATGATCCGTGGCCACTAG
- a CDS encoding diacylglycerol kinase, whose product MKPGHTGWRHLVNSTRYSFKGLKAAFHNETAFRQEVALSMVMLPLAIWIGRVPVEWILLVGSVLLVLIVELLNSAVENVVDRIGIEHHELSGRAKDIGSAAVMLALLLAGMTWALLIWQRFFS is encoded by the coding sequence ATGAAACCTGGGCATACCGGCTGGCGTCACCTGGTCAATTCGACTCGTTATTCGTTCAAGGGTCTCAAGGCGGCCTTTCACAACGAGACTGCCTTTCGCCAGGAAGTCGCTCTGAGCATGGTCATGCTGCCGCTGGCGATCTGGATCGGGCGCGTCCCGGTCGAGTGGATACTGCTGGTGGGCAGCGTGCTACTGGTACTGATCGTCGAGCTGCTCAATAGCGCCGTCGAGAATGTGGTCGATCGGATTGGTATCGAGCATCACGAACTCTCGGGGCGTGCCAAGGATATCGGCTCGGCGGCAGTGATGCTGGCGCTGCTGCTGGCCGGCATGACCTGGGCACTGCTGATCTGGCAGCGCTTTTTCAGCTGA